The nucleotide window ATGAGATGTACATAGAGTAAGATCCAAATCACTAGAAGACCATTACAAATACCTTCCTACATTCCAAAAGGGCTGCCGTTTCAGGCACATCCTTATCCTTTGGATCAAACAATACTGCTGTGCAATCTAGTGTGTGGACACGCTATTGTGGAACTTGCGCTGGGTGTAGTCGCCCAAGCCAGTTGAGCCTGTAGAAAAAAGAACTCGAAAACGCGGTTTTCCCCTCCCAATCCCCTACAGACCAACTTGACTCAACATGTACAACACTTTAaacagtatttaaaaaaaaaaaagaaaaaagctaCAGTATGACCTCAATTCCAGGTTTACCTCAGGAATATAAATATTTCAGAGGATCCAAAATGTTATTTACTAGCAATAGAGGGAATAGTTACTCCCTTTATTTAAAACTCATGCAAACTCAGAGCTTGTTACCAGTATAGGAAGCTGCATCAGCGTGAATATGTAGATGGACAGACGGAGTGGGAGACAGAGGTCGCAAAGACGATTAGACGAACTCCCACTTCTCACGATCTCCAAAGATGATGCCTTCTAACACAACCTATTGAATTTCAAAGGGAACAGAGACGCCTTTTCCAGTCGAAGGACTACATCGAAACGATGCCCAAGTTGTGGAGGTTGAGGGATAGTCGtctccccagcacacacaccacagcactcATCTCAGTCGAAACCACTCAGCCAACAAGGGGAACAGGTGACGGGGGGGAATATCAACGCGTGAAACGCCACGCCTGAAAGAAGAAAAGACAGGGCTTTGCGAGTAAAATGTTGTACAATTGCAAATGGCGTATTACGTTTTAATTTAGGAGCGATACCTATACCCAACATACAAACCAAACACCTTCCTCCTATGACTTTGAAGCTAGCTGGTGACCCCCTTTACTTCTGTACGCCCTCTCCCTGCCTCTGATGTCACCCAGGGACCCATCTTTGGTTCACTCTGGCCTGCACTGGAATGGACTGCTGCCTCAGGGGACCATCTGCACAAGGATGACTACTCTGCCTTGCGATGCTCGATTCCCTCTGGTTGTGGACACTTCCTCCTTGCTTGCATCTCTGGGCCTGCCTGGTTTCCTCCCTCTGATCCTCCCTGGTTCCCCTCTGGCTCTGCCCCGCTCTCCCTCTGATCCCGCCCGGTGGTCCTCTGGCTCCCTTCGGTCCTCCCAGGTCCTGCCATCTGCTCCTGAAATTCTTCTAGATCAACGCTCACCACTAACTAAGTCCATTTGGAGAGTAATGTTACTCTAATAAACTCAGTCTTTTCTCTCCACAGAAGAGCAAATAACATTTGCAGGGTAATCTTCAGCTACCgccaaaaataaaatgaatgaaaacaaaTCAAACTCTTGAAAGAACCACAAGCAACGCTTTCTGCTTAATCGCCATCTCGAAAAAAAAGTTCCATAGCCGGTCACCAGATGGTGCCGTTCAACACTACATTTAGGTCTTGGTAGACTGCCAAATACGGGAGTATTGGTTTTAAAATAACAAGCGCCTTGATTGCATTGCGCTAAAACTTCAACCGATTCACACTTCAACGACCATTTCTTCCGCAACGTTCCATTAcctcacacacatttcattcaCATTTATGACTGCGTCACCTTTTCCTCACAAAGACGCGGCGCCATTTTGACTGATGCAGCTGTCTCAGAACATTTCTGGACTACACTTCCTTCACTACAGGCAACATACCCATACCAAATATGGCAATTAGCGTTAATGTTACCTATTAACGTTAAATGTTAGGTGACATTCGACGTAAAGAGTAGTCATACCTAACGTTAGATGTCTCACTAGCTTTTAGTCTTGACATTTGTCAACACATGAATCAGATAAAAAAAACCGACAATGGTCACGTGACGCTATTGCCTTCGGTTAACATAACGTTAGCGATAAAATCAATCTGTATTAAagttaatatatattttttaacggGTAAAtcttcaatatctgacatatcTGAAGTTATTACTGAAGTAAAATTAGAGCAAATAAAGAAAACCTATGACTTAAGACTTGTTTTTGTTAGGCCTTTCTGACGCCCAATacggctaacgttaacgttcacTGATTAACGTTAACTACCATAGAGCTACCGTAAGCAATCTTGGCTTgtaagttaacgttagttgctaacgttaacgtggcTGACATGAACTCAGTTGCTCAAAAATCTGttaaaatgtaacattattctTGCATTTAAACAGAACTACGTCCAACCATTGTTATCTAACGTTAGAGGCAAACTATGCCATTAATTTACTtgatgttaacgttagctatcctATAATATATTAGCtgattagctaacgttaacagtTTAACCTGACAGGACTTGCTTCCAAATCAAACAATCACTTCCTTAAAACAGCTAATATTGCATAAGATAACTCAACAGTTTAGAAAATTAGTTTCTCTCGTCAATATTAAAGAAAAAGACTACGACAGTGAACAAGAACGATACCGATAGCCGCGACGAAAGCTGCACCCAAGTTAAAATACGCAGTGAACGCGAACGGTTTATATAGGAAACGACTCAAGAACCTTACGTCCGCCCTGTATGCCTACGCTTCAAGAAATAGTCCGGTTGTTTTGCAAACGAAATACTGCAGTGCCTTGTTAAAAAAGATCAGCTTGTTCTGGCATGGGTCGATGGAAAACGACATCATGGCTATATTACCGTTTTGTTAATGTTCCTATATCTTTGTGGGTGAAGATAGTGACTGAACAACTATACAGAGATAACATGGACTGAGTCAGAGTCGCTCTGGTAGATGTGTGAACCTTACAGTTAATTCTAGAATGTTCTGACGTTATAACCTCAGACCTCTGACTTTTCATCAGTTTTACCGGCTTTAAATACGAGGCCTAGTAATGTTCTCTTCTGTAACTGATCTCACTGCTAAAGCATTGAATAAATCAGTGACTGTGATTTGTAGGGGGTCATAATTTAATCTCTCGCCAACAGTTATTGTACAACTATTCAAATTAGGGAAATATACATTGAAACAATACTATTATCAAAAATTCAACAGCACATATCTTTGTGATGAGTCTGTTTACTCATTGTCTTAAGACCTTTTGAAAAATAACAGCTGACGTCAGTGGCAGCCCTTTGCTGAGCGCATGTATATGGTAACAGAGGTGAAAAATCCTTGCTTAAACCGGTTTGAACAAGAATTCAACGCTGGAACTACTTCCCTCACCCCCACATGGGAGTTGGCTGTGACGGATAGTTTCAGATAAAATAAATTAGAAAATCACTGGGCTTCCCAACGCCAGAAACAGTGAATACAAAGCTTTGTATTGTTGGTAAATTCTCAACGTACTTGATTTTAGTAATCATCTGATGACTCCGTAGGGTGTGACTTGGTCGTTTATGCCATTTGGCTACTCTATGACCATTTTTATTGGAATTGGTAGGGTTATTTAAGTCGTTGATCGACAAGTGTAATCTACAGAGAGAAAGGAACTACTTTAGGCAAGAATGTCTACTTTATTATATGCAGATTTTGGTTAGGTTGGCATTTTGTTACGCAACGTCTGTGTCTGGGCTTTTGGTCTACGTGACTCTTTCTTTTTCGAATTTTCTACTTTTGAACCAGTAGGTGGCGGTAAACCATCGTATTTAGCCCTTTTGCTGTATGTATTTAGCAGTCCCAAAAGAACAACAAAGCAAAAAGGTGCTGGCCCAAGGGTAGATCTTGGGGTGGATGCATCATTTGCAGGCCACGTAATCGCGGTTTATGATGGTCTATTATTTCTAAAAGAGCTCAGCATACAGAGTTCATTCatcaaaagacaaaaaacaatgtaATCCGTCTAGCCTATGTAGCTGCAAAGAATGAAATCAAAGCCTAATCATCGAGACTCAGACACTCCAGGCCTACAGTGTAGCTTACGTGATTAACTGCATGTGTTGGGGTGAGGGTAGAATTACCCTAATAATCAGATGATCAATCAAACAATGCCAAATAAGTTGAGAACTGAGGCTATGGGTATCAGGCTGTACTGAAAAGTGCTGGGGACATGAGCCTTGATGTGCAGATTGGTATGTTCTATGGacattctagggagtttttatGTAATCCTGTCACTGGACTGTTGAGCGTCTTTCTCTAATATGAGGGCCATTCCTAAAGTGGTCTCTAGATTACAATAGGAGCACAATCCTTGCACCTATGGCACTTCAAAGGGGGAGGGTGTTGACAAATGGTATAGTATTTTGTAAAAGCCAATGCCTAAAATCCCATGCCATTTCCTACTAAAAGTAACAGCTTCCACCATGGGCACATGTGCACATTGCTTCACAGAATGGCTTTTGCAGAGTGTCCTGTAGTCATTTTCCAttcgagtaggcctacatgtttagGTTACTTGTTTATTTTACCACCACGACAATGCCACAATGTAATACATATTTTGGGGATGAAACAAATATCGAATTTGTCACATGTGTTTTGAGTCATGACTGATGGCAGTGTTTAGTGCTCTCAGCCTCTATAATGTGTTTTTGTAAGGGAAGCTCTCAAAATAAAACACCTAAGATGGAGGTgcaaaaatggcctgatggggGATGGGAGAAGAGACTGTAAGGAGACACAGGCCAAGCCCAGCCAATACTTCTCATGTAACATCTAGGGAGAGTACAAAGGGCATAGGCTATGATTATGAAAATGTGAATGGAGATTAGGATACCTATGTGCTTGCAGAAAATTATGCATTACAAGACTGCCCTCAGAAATGTTGGGTTGCcacaattacttttttctggACAGTGGTTCACATTTCAAACTGAAACTTGACTAGGTTCTTGGAATTGACTTGTATAAGCTTGTAAACTACATTGAAATATAGCTAAATTcttgacaaaataaatagcctacagtcAATGATACTGAactttgattattatttttccacTGGAACATATTCTTAAGCTGCCATATGGACCTATGTGTATGTAGACACCAGCAGAGGGAGAGTTCTGTATTGTAGGCTCCAAAATTGATTGTGTTAGTGTATACTCTGTTTATGCAACAGCGCATTGATCATACAGGAGTGGGACTAGGGGGATGGGAGAAGCCTCAGGGGAGATTGCTAGTGATGGCCCTCACACCGAAAGAGGGTGGCAATGTTGAGAAGCTATGGGTGtggtaggctacaaaacaaacaacagctTCTTCTTTAAACTGCCCTGCATACTGGCCTCTTGCAAAcgactgtaggcctatggaggaaaatgtgagtgtgtttagaaTAAGAACATAAAGTGCCCACAGGTCCACATTGGAAGGAGGTATTATCAACAGTTCATAATATGATTATGAAATACCTGTAAATAATAGAATTAGATATACACAAATTAGATGAAGATAATAAGGAAAGCCTATCATACATTAAAATATAGCCTAATGTAATCTATTCGTTGATTGATGTTAACATCAGGTCTGTATGTTAACCTAAATCACATAATATCCTTCAGCAAAGCTTAAGTGTATACATACACTGTATACACTTAACACacattaattacattacattaatttGACATCAATACCACTGCATGGTTTTGTACCCGAGTCGCCTGTGGATTTAAACTAGACTAGTTGTAGACTACAAGCTGCGTGATTAAACATGTTCAGAGTAGGCTACGGAAGGATAACTCACTACAGTTAAAAGCAAGATCAATGAGACATGAAGCATGGCTTGAACCCAAAGGTCCTGTTCTGTTCCGGTGTTAAGTTCGATTTGTTCCAGCATCATCAACCCATGGGCACAGTTGTCCCACACTGTCAGTGGCTTCGATGTGACATCATTACATCACAATTAGATTTTTATTGGATGCTAGGAGAGATGAGGTGAAGGGGAGTACCATAACTCTCACGCACACAGGGCACTCTCACAGTGATTGTTTGGACACAGAGAAAAAGTTAGTCAGAGCTAGACGGTAGTCTAGGTTAAGGCAGAGATAGTTGAGTTAAAAGAGTTGCATACAGATGATCTGGATGCGGATGTGCCAAGCGGTTGGATGATTTGCGCAAAATCCTTTTTGTCTATGAAATCTAATTGAGGTAGTTTAATTATACACATATGTCAAGGTAACATTTTTTCTTTTCGGTATTAGTTCAGTTAATTTGCGAGATTCAGACACTTAGCATGTGTACGTAAGTGATTAACTTTTCTCTGTTTGTTTTGGAAACAAAAAACGATCGAATGCATGGCACGTCATTTGGATGCAAAAATTCAGAGTTATAGCCTCAGCAAAAAGTAGCCTAATTTTAACGTTAAGGGATTCGTTTAAGAAGTAGCTGTCCTAGTGCCAAGAAAGGTAGCCTTCTTCATGTTTTGATTGCGCTGGCTGAAAAAGAAGTTGCCTAGTGATGGAGAAGTACTTCACGCCAGTTCACAAACCCTCGCAGGAGGACGTAAAACTCAGAAAACACCATCAACACGGTCCCCATCCTCACCATCAGCATCATCACCATGACCGCAGGTCACATGACAAGACACCTCACAGGTAAGCTTTTTAAGAAGTtcactataggcctatattatcAGTTTAAGCATGAGGTCTTACCACACAGGAAATGTGATTTATAGGCATTGATTTAGGTATTGATTGGTTATTGCTTATTTCTTATTGCTCTACCCTAGGAAATTGCCATATATTAACACATCTGTGTCACTTCTGAATTTTAAAAATCACTCCCCTATTTTCCCTATTCTTCAATCACCATGTTTATTTTGCGATGTGCCTTTGTGCAGTGTTCCAGGATCTCACAGTGACAGCCATGCTCATCACCGAGCACATCACCATGACCACAGTTTCCATGGATACCATCAGATTAACAACCACAAAGCTGAGGATCAACACAGGTCATCTTCCTCATCCAGTctatccacctcctcctcctcatcatcatcatcctggtCCTCAGAGCCAAGTTTGGAAGACGAGACATACTTAATGCACAAGCcccagcactctctctcttgctccaaCATAGCTGAGCCTAGACGCAAGTCTCGTGACTGGGACTCGGAGGGCGTGGAGTATGACTTGAGATCCCCAACACCATTCCAGCAGTGTTCGCCACACCACAAGCCGCACTACCAGCACAGCCACCCACATCCCAAGAGTCAGCACTCGCACTACCACCCTCATGGCTCAGAGCACGGCCCCAAGCTGTCCAAGCTCCATCGTGGACAAAGCAAGAGTGAGGAGGGGCTCCTTCAGGGCAACGACAGTGATGACGGGCATGGCGGGTGGGACAGACACCCCCATATGGAGCACGGGAATCTCTACAAGACCGCAAGCCTGGGCCGGAGCCTGGCTTTCAGCGATGATGCTGAGGTGGGTGCTGGGGCCAGAGCTACACCCAAGAAGGCAGTGTCCCACATGCAGCTCCCGAGCAAAGGCATCCTTAAAAACAAGGACGGCGGGTCGGCAGCAAGCCAACGGGCGAACTTCCGCAAGGCCAAATCGATGGAGGTGCTGTCTAACCGGGAGCAAGCAGCAAAACAAAGTGGTGGGGGGCCTTTGGGCACCCCAAAGCAAAACGATGTAGAGGTTATAAGGGAGAATTTTGTCAAAACAAAGCTGCAGTTTTCTGCATTTTTGGATGAGATAACGCGTCAAGTTATAAGTCCCTCCAGGCTCAATACACTGGGGGTCACCCCTGGCTCCAGTCCAACGTCGCCGAGATCTCCTCATCAGGAGCGTAAGGAGCCCCCTGGTGGTGggaagaaggaagaggagggttCAAGAATGCAGCAATCCAAGCAGCGCATGGCAAAGACTGTAAATCAGAGTCCAGCAAAGTCTGGTAATCCTGATCCACAGTCGCATGCACGACGTGACTCCCATTCAGGGAAGCACCAGCCTAATCTTGGGAGCCCCACAAGGTCTGCCGGTCACCAGCAGTATGGTAACAATAAAAAACGCTATTCTGTCGGGGAAGTACAGGGTGTCACAGAGGACAAACAGCACCAGGGGAAGTATAACCAGAGGCTCACTGATGGCACCAGCACAAGCTCTGAGACCATTTCACACGAGTCCAAACACCATCACTTCAAGCAGCACGGTGATGGACACCATGGCAGTCACAACCCATCACTGCGTCACCATGGAGACCACAGGGGTTCCCCACCTCCACCCGGGCACACCGCGGGACCCGACTACGAGTCTCCTTCCAGCAAGTCGTCCAGTGCCAGTCACAGCTCTGGACATGGCGACAGGCAGAAGCATCCAGGCCACAGGAGACACTCCAAATCTCGGGTGAGTGTATCACATGTTTACGTGAATATGCACATAAGAACATAGGTATGTGCCTATAGGCACCCTTACCCAAACACATGTAGATTTACTTATATGTTAACTGGACATTAAAGAAAGCTTGTAATGAAGCATGGAAATAGAAAaagctgtctctctgtctgccatTCTCACTCTTCTACTCTTTGCCTCCTTTGGCATAATACCTgtaatgatctctctctctcccttctctttgTCCTttatctgttctctctctcccttctctttgTCCTTTATCTGTTCTCTCTCGCTGCAGGATTCAGTGAGCTCTGTCGACAGAGTTCAGTGAGTGTTATTTTCTCATCTGTGTTGTGTCATTCTTTATTGATTATGACCTTTTAGCCTAGAGTTTTCCTGTGCTTTAAGCTGGCTGGTGCTCTACAATCTATCAGCCAGCCTGAAGCCAATCAATTCTCTATTTGCCTGCTATCTCATAATAATGGCATGTTTAATATCCATCCGGCCTTTCTGAACTGTAGGCTCTGCTTTGTAATGCATTGCAATTAGTTACATGATTTGTATGGTGCTGTTAGAACAGCAGAATGAATCTAACTTAGCACAGTGGAATGGTGTCTTTGTTTTCCACGCATATGGGGATTAGCATCCGGTTGAAACCACACTGGCGACATATTGTGAGAAATAAATGCAAATTCATCTTCTGCAGGCTGCTTGAGCAATACAACAAGGAGCTACATGAGAACCTGCTGCAGACTGTGGCGTGTATAGAGAACATGGAGACCGAGCTCCAGTGCACCAGGTCGGAGCTCGGAGTCCTCAAGGACAAGTACAAGAGGTTAGGCGTGCACATAAAACATGCTTTGAAGGCTATCAATTTACCATATACCAATTCACCATTAACAACTCTTGAACATTTCATCACAGATAACCATGTACATGGTCATAGGCTACAATTATTAATATCATGATGCTTGTCCTAAATAATGTCCTTGTCTGTTATCTATAGACTGCAGGAGAGCTATACCAACTCCCAACACTCTAGCAGCACTCTGGAGCAGAAGTTACAGTCAGCTGTAAGATTCACAGTCATCCACGTCAGAaattattacatttttttatgATGGTAGAATGATGTAGAAATGCACATGTTCAATGGTCAAACCTATGAAATACTTTTCTACAatgttgtgttattgtgtggtttgatAGATGGAGAGTATGAACTCAGAGAGGAAGTACCTCTTACAGAGGATTCTGGAACTGACCAAGCAGCTGGACACAGCCCAAAATACCATCAGCTCACTGGAGAACATCAATGTAAGTGGAGAGTAGTAGCTGCAAGCATTGTTGGTTCAGGACTAATTTATTAGCAAATGATTGCTTGCTTGGCAAATAATTGCTTTAGTGTTCTGTTACCTAGGTTCCCGCTTTGATCAAGGAGCTCTTGCAAAAGCACTTCAAATCTGAGGACAGTGTTAAGAATTTTCTGCGCTCTACCACTATGAAGGACAGCAAAGACAACCAGTCAGCTTTGGCGACAGTGGAGGTGGCATCGACTGATTGGCCTGAGTCCGGGCCAGTTAGGACGACGGCCTTTATCCCATGGAAACAAGACCAGGCAGAGTGGCCTGGGTCAGGAGAGGACAGGGGGTGCGGAACCAGACAGGACATGGAGGCTGCTGGAAGCTCCAGGTCTCCACAGCTCCCTTTCACTGTTGCTGAAATTAGCATGGCACTGTTTAAAAACATGAGTGATGCTCAGGCCAAAAGCCACGAGCACCAGCACCCAGAGGTGCCCCCAAACCCTTACGAGATGGGTGGCACAGGCAGGGGagcgggcggaggggagccCGGGGATGATTTCACCTCCCTTACAGCACAAAGGATTTTGGACAATTTTATGAGTCAGATGTCTCCTCCCTCCAATGAAGGCCAAGAGGAGAGAGGCGGTGGTGCCCTGGACTGGGCAGGACCACCACCAGGACATTAACCTGACCAGTAGCTCCTCTGAAAGAGCTATTATGCCAAGGC belongs to Alosa sapidissima isolate fAloSap1 chromosome 20, fAloSap1.pri, whole genome shotgun sequence and includes:
- the LOC121694342 gene encoding filaggrin, coding for MEKYFTPVHKPSQEDVKLRKHHQHGPHPHHQHHHHDRRSHDKTPHSVPGSHSDSHAHHRAHHHDHSFHGYHQINNHKAEDQHRSSSSSSLSTSSSSSSSSWSSEPSLEDETYLMHKPQHSLSCSNIAEPRRKSRDWDSEGVEYDLRSPTPFQQCSPHHKPHYQHSHPHPKSQHSHYHPHGSEHGPKLSKLHRGQSKSEEGLLQGNDSDDGHGGWDRHPHMEHGNLYKTASLGRSLAFSDDAEVGAGARATPKKAVSHMQLPSKGILKNKDGGSAASQRANFRKAKSMEVLSNREQAAKQSGGGPLGTPKQNDVEVIRENFVKTKLQFSAFLDEITRQVISPSRLNTLGVTPGSSPTSPRSPHQERKEPPGGGKKEEEGSRMQQSKQRMAKTVNQSPAKSGNPDPQSHARRDSHSGKHQPNLGSPTRSAGHQQYGNNKKRYSVGEVQGVTEDKQHQGKYNQRLTDGTSTSSETISHESKHHHFKQHGDGHHGSHNPSLRHHGDHRGSPPPPGHTAGPDYESPSSKSSSASHSSGHGDRQKHPGHRRHSKSRDSVSSVDRVQLLEQYNKELHENLLQTVACIENMETELQCTRSELGVLKDKYKRLQESYTNSQHSSSTLEQKLQSAMESMNSERKYLLQRILELTKQLDTAQNTISSLENINVPALIKELLQKHFKSEDSVKNFLRSTTMKDSKDNQSALATVEVASTDWPESGPVRTTAFIPWKQDQAEWPGSGEDRGCGTRQDMEAAGSSRSPQLPFTVAEISMALFKNMSDAQAKSHEHQHPEVPPNPYEMGGTGRGAGGGEPGDDFTSLTAQRILDNFMSQMSPPSNEGQEERGGGALDWAGPPPGH